The following coding sequences lie in one Micromonospora sp. R77 genomic window:
- a CDS encoding low temperature requirement protein A: MRGGWRRHVGPTVEVAPGARADRFEILFDLVYVFSFFIISRAATAELTGRGLLHAMLLLAVLWWCWVIHSVVANRVRLGEGFVPAVVVVVIIAVFAFALASPRAFRDSPEGLSGPLVVACSYLVIRLVLMALYVYAVRDEPSRIRRLGPFVLELAFSVSLLFAAALVPPRVTDPETAALVRDGLWVVLVVFQYATPLVAGTASWTVSSAEHWTERYDLILMIALGESLISVGIGSNVIGLPITWPTLVAAALGIVGIAALWWAHFDLVAPAARLAMHGTRGDARTRLARDAYGHLYLIMLAGIVIFALGGEELMHQVSGPQFRLGDPLHGTGALLLYGGTVCFLVGDLLFQLRVLHTVTWTRVGAIVALTGLGALSVHLPLFAAFGLLIGVELVMMAVEMVVLASSREALREGVLEERLARERFETAWRQRRFHDQPDDRRG; this comes from the coding sequence ATGCGCGGCGGTTGGAGGCGACACGTCGGGCCAACCGTCGAGGTCGCGCCCGGTGCCCGTGCGGACCGGTTCGAGATCCTCTTCGATCTGGTCTACGTCTTCTCGTTCTTCATCATCAGCCGCGCCGCCACGGCGGAGCTGACCGGCCGGGGCCTGCTGCACGCCATGCTGCTGCTGGCGGTGCTCTGGTGGTGCTGGGTCATCCACAGCGTGGTCGCCAACCGGGTCCGGCTCGGTGAGGGTTTCGTACCCGCGGTGGTCGTGGTCGTCATCATCGCGGTCTTCGCCTTCGCGCTGGCGAGCCCGCGGGCGTTCCGCGACTCCCCGGAGGGGCTGTCGGGGCCGCTCGTGGTGGCGTGCAGCTACCTGGTGATCCGCCTGGTGCTGATGGCCCTGTACGTGTACGCCGTGCGCGACGAGCCGAGCCGGATCCGTCGGCTCGGACCGTTCGTGCTGGAGCTGGCGTTCAGCGTCTCGCTGCTCTTCGCGGCGGCGTTGGTGCCACCCCGGGTCACCGACCCGGAGACGGCGGCACTGGTCCGTGACGGCCTCTGGGTCGTCCTGGTGGTCTTCCAGTACGCCACCCCGCTCGTTGCCGGCACCGCGAGCTGGACGGTGAGCTCGGCAGAGCACTGGACCGAGCGGTACGACCTCATCCTCATGATCGCCCTCGGTGAGTCGCTCATCTCGGTGGGCATCGGCAGCAACGTGATCGGTCTCCCGATCACCTGGCCGACGCTGGTCGCGGCGGCGCTGGGCATCGTGGGTATCGCCGCCCTGTGGTGGGCGCACTTCGACCTGGTGGCACCCGCCGCACGGCTGGCCATGCACGGCACGCGCGGCGATGCCCGGACCCGGCTGGCGCGGGACGCGTACGGGCACCTCTACCTCATCATGCTGGCCGGGATCGTGATCTTCGCCCTGGGCGGCGAGGAGCTGATGCACCAGGTGAGCGGCCCGCAGTTCCGGCTCGGCGATCCGCTGCACGGGACGGGAGCTCTCCTGCTGTACGGCGGGACGGTCTGTTTTCTGGTCGGCGACCTGCTCTTCCAGCTCCGTGTGCTGCACACCGTGACCTGGACCCGGGTGGGCGCCATCGTCGCGCTGACCGGGCTCGGGGCGCTCTCCGTACACCTGCCGTTGTTCGCCGCTTTCGGGCTGTTGATCGGGGTGGAGCTGGTCATGATGGCGGTCGAGATGGTCGTGCTCGCGTCCTCCCGGGAAGCGCTGCGCGAAGGGGTGCTCGAGGAACGGCTCGCCCGCGAGCGGTTCGAGACCGCCTGGCGCCAGCGGCGTTTCCACGACCAGCCCGACGACCGGCGCGGCTAG
- a CDS encoding low temperature requirement protein A, giving the protein MKGGRWRGRLGPAVAVSPGTRVGRFEIFFDLVFVFSFFIITRATALNPSGASLLHALLVLAVLWWSWVMHSVVATRVRLGEGFVPVLMTIAMAGLFTFALSLPQAFRDPRGNAAGPMVAAISYTAIRIIHLSLYLHVVRDSPVERRQLMRFAPEVVGSTLLLLAAALIPPKLDGLASAGAVRDGLWATVVVLQYGTGLLAGTWGWGVASAEHWTERYDLILIIALGESVISVGVGSNLLGQPPTWPAVTAAVLGIFFTAALWWVHYDVIGPAARIALHAAKNGPRVAMARDAYAYLYLPMIAGIILFALGAEALVHQVAAPAVPLHEPAHRSAEALLYGGVICYLCGNMLFQLRTLHTLSWTRVGTVLLLAGCIPVAGAVPALVSLGLLTAICVGLVAAEVMVFGESRQALRALVFEERATHEAQEAAYRARWHEPASDEPST; this is encoded by the coding sequence GTGAAGGGCGGCAGGTGGCGTGGACGGCTCGGGCCGGCGGTCGCGGTCTCCCCGGGCACCCGGGTGGGGCGGTTCGAGATCTTCTTCGACCTGGTCTTCGTCTTCTCGTTCTTCATCATCACCCGGGCCACCGCACTGAACCCGAGTGGCGCCTCGCTGCTGCACGCCCTGCTGGTGCTGGCCGTGCTCTGGTGGTCGTGGGTGATGCACAGCGTGGTCGCCACCCGGGTCCGGTTGGGCGAGGGCTTCGTCCCGGTCCTGATGACCATCGCGATGGCCGGGCTGTTCACGTTCGCCCTGTCGCTGCCGCAGGCGTTCCGGGACCCGCGTGGCAATGCCGCCGGCCCGATGGTGGCGGCGATCAGCTACACCGCCATCCGGATCATCCACCTGTCGCTCTACCTGCACGTGGTACGGGACAGCCCGGTCGAGCGCCGGCAGCTGATGCGGTTCGCGCCGGAGGTGGTGGGGAGCACCCTGCTGCTGCTCGCCGCCGCGCTGATCCCGCCGAAGCTCGACGGCCTGGCCTCGGCGGGGGCGGTCCGGGACGGGCTGTGGGCCACCGTCGTGGTGCTGCAGTACGGCACCGGCCTCCTCGCCGGCACCTGGGGCTGGGGCGTCGCCTCCGCCGAGCACTGGACCGAGCGGTACGACCTGATCCTGATCATCGCGCTGGGTGAGTCGGTCATCTCCGTCGGTGTGGGGAGCAACCTGCTCGGGCAGCCGCCGACCTGGCCCGCGGTCACCGCGGCGGTGCTCGGCATCTTCTTCACCGCCGCCCTGTGGTGGGTGCACTACGACGTGATCGGGCCGGCGGCCCGGATCGCCCTGCACGCGGCGAAGAACGGCCCCCGGGTGGCCATGGCCCGGGACGCGTACGCCTACCTCTACCTGCCGATGATCGCCGGCATCATCCTGTTCGCGCTGGGCGCCGAGGCACTCGTGCACCAGGTCGCCGCTCCGGCCGTCCCCCTCCACGAGCCGGCCCACCGCTCCGCGGAGGCGCTGCTGTACGGCGGGGTGATCTGCTATCTGTGCGGCAACATGCTGTTCCAGCTACGGACCCTGCACACCCTGTCCTGGACCCGGGTCGGCACGGTGCTCCTGCTAGCCGGGTGCATCCCGGTCGCCGGTGCGGTGCCGGCGCTGGTCAGCCTGGGTCTGCTGACCGCGATCTGCGTGGGACTGGTGGCCGCCGAGGTGATGGTCTTCGGCGAGTCGCGGCAGGCGCTGCGGGCGCTGGTCTTCGAGGAACGGGCCACGCACGAGGCGCAGGAGGCCGCGTACCGGGCCCGCTGGCACGAGCCGGCGTCCGACGAGCCGTCCACCTGA
- a CDS encoding oxidoreductase, with protein MTTGTIDAAAAGSWRLGDRTVHRLGFGAMRLTTNADGGPSDRDRAIAVLRRAVELGVNHIDTAAFYFSALRSANELINTALSPYPDDLVIVTKVGPGKDPSGEWLPMARPDQLRGQVEENLRQLGRDHLDVVNLRVYGPEPLAEHFGALAELRDAGLIRHLGVSAIRPHQLAEAQAIAPVVCVQNSYGLGYRAGQDELVRDCAAQGIAFVPFFSLATSGREAGASGVEPEEVRAVAREHGLTPAQVRLAWLLQRGPNVLAIPGTGNPEHLAQNVAAGGLRLSPTDLARLDAVHRAG; from the coding sequence ATGACCACGGGGACGATCGACGCCGCGGCGGCGGGCAGTTGGCGACTGGGTGACCGGACGGTACACCGGCTCGGCTTCGGCGCGATGCGGCTGACCACGAACGCCGACGGCGGCCCCAGCGACCGGGACCGGGCGATCGCGGTGCTGCGCCGCGCGGTCGAGCTGGGGGTCAACCACATCGACACGGCGGCGTTCTACTTCTCGGCGCTGCGCTCGGCCAACGAGCTGATCAACACGGCGCTGTCGCCGTACCCGGACGATCTGGTGATCGTGACCAAGGTCGGGCCGGGGAAGGACCCGTCCGGCGAGTGGCTGCCGATGGCCCGGCCCGACCAGCTGCGCGGCCAGGTCGAGGAGAACCTGCGCCAGCTCGGCCGGGACCACCTCGACGTGGTCAACCTCCGGGTGTACGGTCCGGAACCGCTCGCCGAGCACTTCGGCGCGCTCGCCGAGCTGCGCGACGCCGGCCTGATCCGGCACCTGGGCGTCTCGGCGATCCGCCCGCACCAGCTCGCCGAGGCGCAGGCGATCGCCCCGGTGGTCTGCGTGCAGAACTCCTACGGCCTGGGTTACCGGGCGGGCCAGGACGAGCTGGTGCGGGACTGCGCGGCGCAGGGCATCGCCTTCGTGCCGTTCTTCTCGCTCGCCACCAGCGGGCGGGAGGCGGGCGCGAGCGGCGTGGAACCGGAGGAGGTGCGGGCCGTCGCCCGGGAGCACGGGCTGACCCCGGCGCAGGTCCGGCTGGCCTGGCTCCTCCAGCGCGGGCCGAACGTGCTGGCCATCCCGGGCACCGGCAACCCCGAGCACCTCGCCCAGAACGTGGCCGCCGGCGGGCTGCGCCTCTCCCCCACCGACCTCGCCCGCCTCGACGCCGTGCACCGGGCCGGCTGA
- a CDS encoding LLM class flavin-dependent oxidoreductase, translated as MAIFSVQANPTDARSWLDLARRVEAAGFDALLAGDHPGHGASPFVALAAAAAVTSTLGLGSYVAHAGVREPILLATDVATLDLLSGGRARLGLGAGHTPAEWRAVGRERPDVAARVRRCVAVAEAVRDLLAGHEVTVDTPELVARSARLTQPPVGPRVPLTMGTANSTLLRWAGAYADVVGLTGFGRTLADGHAHDVRWRADQLDAQLAHVAAGATGRAEAPALEALVQHVAVTDDAEAAAAATAADTGLTVAELLATPFVLIGTPDEIVAAVAAHRRRWGVTRFVVRADAVGPLGPLLPRLAGAR; from the coding sequence ATGGCGATCTTCTCCGTACAGGCCAACCCGACCGATGCGCGGAGCTGGCTCGACCTGGCCCGACGGGTCGAGGCGGCCGGTTTCGACGCCCTGCTCGCCGGTGACCATCCCGGGCACGGCGCGTCGCCGTTCGTGGCGCTGGCCGCCGCCGCGGCGGTGACCTCGACGCTGGGTCTCGGCTCGTACGTCGCCCACGCGGGGGTGCGGGAGCCGATCCTGCTCGCCACCGACGTGGCCACCCTGGACCTGCTCTCCGGGGGTCGGGCCCGGCTCGGCCTCGGCGCCGGCCACACCCCCGCCGAGTGGCGGGCCGTGGGGCGGGAGCGGCCCGACGTCGCCGCCCGGGTACGCCGCTGCGTGGCCGTCGCCGAGGCCGTCCGGGACCTGCTCGCCGGCCACGAGGTCACCGTGGACACCCCGGAGCTGGTCGCCCGGTCGGCCCGGCTGACCCAGCCGCCCGTCGGGCCTCGGGTGCCGCTCACCATGGGTACGGCCAACTCGACGCTGCTGCGCTGGGCCGGCGCGTACGCCGACGTGGTGGGGTTGACCGGCTTCGGTCGTACCCTCGCCGACGGCCACGCCCACGACGTGCGGTGGCGGGCCGACCAGCTCGACGCGCAGCTCGCGCACGTCGCGGCCGGGGCCACCGGGCGGGCCGAGGCACCCGCGCTGGAGGCCCTGGTGCAGCACGTGGCGGTGACCGACGACGCGGAGGCCGCCGCCGCGGCGACCGCCGCCGACACCGGCCTGACCGTCGCCGAACTCCTCGCCACCCCGTTCGTGCTGATCGGGACCCCCGACGAGATCGTCGCGGCGGTCGCGGCGCACCGCCGCCGGTGGGGCGTGACCCGCTTCGTCGTGCGGGCCGACGCGGTCGGGCCGCTGGGCCCGCTGCTGCCCCGCCTGGCCGGGGCGCGCTGA
- a CDS encoding DinB family protein, whose product MDERFALPPTADERALLTTFLDYQRHALERKCAGLTDEQLRLRPVPSSHLSLLGLVRHLATVERWYFQAVIADAFPGDLFDRTDDWDETFDDVDRATGEETFALWRAEVEVSRRIAADRPLAAVGRPFAGRHRPLRWVFHHLIDEYARHLGHADILREAIDGQTGE is encoded by the coding sequence ATGGACGAACGTTTCGCGCTGCCGCCCACGGCGGACGAGCGGGCGCTGCTGACGACTTTCCTCGACTATCAGCGGCACGCGCTGGAGCGCAAGTGCGCCGGCCTCACCGACGAGCAGTTACGCCTCCGGCCGGTGCCCTCGTCCCACCTCTCGCTGCTCGGCCTGGTGCGTCACCTGGCCACCGTCGAGCGGTGGTACTTCCAGGCGGTGATCGCCGACGCCTTCCCCGGTGACCTGTTCGACCGCACGGACGACTGGGACGAGACCTTCGACGACGTGGACCGGGCCACCGGCGAGGAGACGTTCGCGCTCTGGCGGGCGGAGGTCGAGGTGTCCCGGCGGATCGCCGCGGACCGTCCGCTGGCGGCGGTCGGCCGCCCGTTCGCCGGCCGGCACCGCCCGCTGCGCTGGGTGTTCCACCACCTGATCGACGAGTACGCGCGGCACCTCGGCCACGCCGACATCCTGCGCGAGGCGATCGACGGTCAGACCGGGGAGTGA